From the Anguilla rostrata isolate EN2019 chromosome 5, ASM1855537v3, whole genome shotgun sequence genome, the window aacagcattgacAGGGCCCTGAAGACAAAAATTGAGAACCACCATGTCAGAAGGTGTCTTGTTTTGAATGCTTGATCTGGTAATGCTACAGCCAGAGCAACCTTCGTGGAATGCCAATTCTCAAACAGACATGACCTCTAAACAGCaaaattctagaacactgaaggTAAGGCTACTTGCGTGAAAAGGGTTTCTGTAAATGCACAGGGAGGTTCCTTTCTCCTGTATGGCTGAAGCCCTTACCGTTGTTTCCCCTCAGAAAGGCGTCTCCGTATTTGTTCTTCAGCTGCCCATTGACATACTCCTCAGTCTGCTCCACAGCAATGTTCATGTAGCCGTCCAAACAGGCCAGGACACCTGCACGGCAAGAGACCAATAAAGGTTTCTTCATCACCTCCATCAACATAGCCTGCTATCCTCTGTCAACCCCAGTTAGCCTACACATTTCCCAACAATTCATTTACCGCGTGCCAATTAGCCTCCTGAGCTCATTAAGGAACTTACAGCCCCCACGCAGCAAACAAGGCAAGCACTGTGACCTGGAGCACACATACGTTACCAGAacaagacacacagctgtacaaCCACACATTCTGCAattctaaaatgtaaattaacagTGAAAATTTATCTAACACTATTCAGCATTACACTGAGTATCCTCAATGGTACTTAACCCATATAGAAACAGCAAAAGCATTCTTTTAATGCATTGTCCTATTAAATTGTGGGTACCCATTAATTCTTCTCCATTAATGTCGAGTGTTAAAGTACATTATTCATGAAAGAATACAAATGACTGACGACACACTCAGACAGCTACACCTGAATTACAGACTAGAGCCATGACATCAACATTCATGCATCAAAACTGACGGCTGGCTATCCTCATTCTCGAACCTTGCTAACGTGAGCTTCcgcagaaaataatttaagggGTAAAAGTTACCTCTGTAATCCACGCCGGAGTTCAGTTTGACCACCACCGGTCTACCGATGATCTGCTTCAGAAAGTCACTGGGTGTCTGCTTCCTTAGACTCATTGTGCCAGCTGGAGAACTAGCAAATAAGCAATATAGTTAGCAACCACCACATTTGTCCCATGCTTCCACGCCACTGTTGAGCGTTCTAACGTTAGTTCATTTCGGCGATGATAAAACATCAAAGCAGGTAAGCAAACCAATCACCTAACAAACGTACCTTATTCAAGCTAActttaaatcataaaatgaacataaatgaaACTAAGTGCCATACCAGCAGAGATTGTATGTGTATTGAGATAAGCAAAATTCACGGGAAGAAAATAGATATTTTAGGCAATTCTGCTGTGACGTTTCATTTTAGGCAGTATTTAATTTTAGACAGCAGCTAATTTAGCTTGATTCGTCGCAATGGATATTCTAAAGCTGACAAAACATGTAagctatttagctagctagtaaagTAAGGGTTAGGCCTGCTCATCCTTGGACGTGgacaaaacataatttaatctGTACAGAAATGCATGATGTGTATTTTAGTACATGACGTCCTACAACACAAACCTGTCTGttaaacatatttacaaatgcGTGTTTATTGAATACGCCACAAAAATGGACAAATATAATTTCGTACTCACGGTTGCGTTCAGCCAACGTTCTCTCGTAGCCTATCCAATATAATGAatagcagccaatcacaagcaTATAGCCACACTGTCTACGGGAGCTGCAGAGGGTCATTACACAATCTCGTGGAACTTTCGTCGTAATAATACTTCCTTgccttctttcttcttttggaTACCGTGGTATTGAACTTTATGTGTACGGTTACACATTGACTACTAACGGTGTGACCCtgacgccgggcacccaccgcacgcgtcgcgtatgcgtcgcgtaaacagcagggcgaagcagcacggcgcgacgcgtagggtgtctccactggttccgtttgtgtcgcgcaaaggcttgcgtaaaagctatatattcctagtagctctcgcagtctgcagtgggcttttacatcgtgtatttcacgtttgttcacgactgttgattatgggttaagtgaatactttggtgagagacctttttcagtttgttaatttggtaatatttcgttaactcgtaaatacgtgagaaagtaaacgctttcaagaattaccataaacttaaatcgcaacgtagcctgcataacaatcaatctcaaactgtattaatttatttgcttggttaacaagcgtgccaatttcatgaagaatatgtaatgatcataataataataaataatccgtaatcaaccattgggaattcccgtgttgtcttgtcattcacgtcaaaacatttataggatcatatttagtaaaatcagctaatcatgaaaaagacagtaacagtttaatcttgaagagatatgaacaccacaacgccatgaacaccggaagctttgaagtacaagtgcgataggctacgtctttctgtggtgtattttcaaatttaccccaccccctccgcaaaataagacagcgaaactaagtttgccttttccccaggttccagttatttatttatttatttttacaaaacgaaaaggcttgtattttttttggtgcttataaaatatctgggaggtaactagggacacacccccagtaatacaaggatgaaatataaatcagagcatgtatacctagcattttagagcatattt encodes:
- the lsm6 gene encoding U6 snRNA-associated Sm-like protein LSm6; translation: MSLRKQTPSDFLKQIIGRPVVVKLNSGVDYRGVLACLDGYMNIAVEQTEEYVNGQLKNKYGDAFLRGNNVLYISTQKRKM